TGTATGTACATACACCATCAACAACTGGTGGACCTACCAACACAATCCTAAAATATACAGTCACCGGAGGATGGTCTACCGCAACGAATTTACCAGCAGCCTTAACAGGTGGTGCTATGACAGTTTGTAACGGGAGACTTTATTTCCTCGGAGGTGGTACAACCAGCATTACAACCGGTCCGGTAAATTCTGTTTACGAGTACAATCCGGCAACAGGGGCCTGGACAACAAAAGCTCCAATGCCAGTTGCATTAACTGGACATAGTGCAGTAAGTTGGGGAGATAGTGTTATTTTCGTAGTTGGCGGTCCTTACACTGGTTCAGGAACCAATTTGGCTGTTCATTACTATCGTGTGGCTTCGAATACTTGGGGTACAATTTCAAATTCTCTCCCCACGGGACAAGGTAGAAGAACATTCGGTTTAGGTATTTCAGGAAATAAAATCATCATGTGTGCCGGATTTAATACAGCATTCCTGAAAAGCACGTATATAGGTACAATTGGTGCAAGTGCATCCCAAATTACCTGGACAGCAGGTCCCGTTGTTCCAACTATTTACACCGGACTCAGCCGACCTGGTGGAAACGCTATCGATAAATATTTCTTTTTAGTTTGTGGTGAAAGAGGCGGCCCAGGTGGCTACTATGATACCACACACGTTTTTGATGTTCAGCTTGAACAATGGGTTGATATAGTTAACAATAAACCAATAAAGATGTCCAATATTTTTAATGCAGTTGCACCCAGATTGCATGGTGACACAATTAAAGTTTATGTTCCTGGTGGATATGGTAATGCAACAGGTTCAGGCACTGGGTCGGCATGGCCAAACTTTGATGTTATTGGCTGTGGCAATTTAATCGTCGTACCTGTTGAATTAGCATCCTTCACAGCGTCTGCCAATAATGGGGATGTGACTCTAAACTGGCAAACTTCAACTGAGAAAAATAACCGTGGTTTTGAAATACAAAGAAGATTTGATTCAGGCTATGAATCACTAGGATTTGTTCCTGGTTTTGGAACAACAACTGAAAAGCAATATTACTCATACGTGGATACAAAAGTAAATCCAGGTAGCTATTATTATCGTCTAAAGCAAATAGACTATGATGGTACTTTCGCATATTCTGAAGAAATTAATATCGAAGTTTCAGCACCTGAATTATTTTCTCTTGAGCAGAATTATCCGAACCCATTCAACCCAAGTACAAGGATTGCTTTCAGCCTGGCTGTTGATTCAAAAGTAAATCTTAAAATATATAATGCCTTAGGCCAGGAAGTTGCAATTCTGATAAATGAAAATATGAGCGAGGGATTCCACGAAAAGAGGTTTGACGCTGTTAATTTGAACAGTGGTGTATATTTCTACAAGATTGAAGCTACCGGAAT
This region of bacterium genomic DNA includes:
- a CDS encoding T9SS type A sorting domain-containing protein — translated: MNKFISVFFISIFACSLILAQDMMNYDEDFVAGQKFYPDVVDWYPISEDAGNWCSTGTYPDLPAATYFQEARWIGDTLYVHTPSTTGGPTNTILKYTVTGGWSTATNLPAALTGGAMTVCNGRLYFLGGGTTSITTGPVNSVYEYNPATGAWTTKAPMPVALTGHSAVSWGDSVIFVVGGPYTGSGTNLAVHYYRVASNTWGTISNSLPTGQGRRTFGLGISGNKIIMCAGFNTAFLKSTYIGTIGASASQITWTAGPVVPTIYTGLSRPGGNAIDKYFFLVCGERGGPGGYYDTTHVFDVQLEQWVDIVNNKPIKMSNIFNAVAPRLHGDTIKVYVPGGYGNATGSGTGSAWPNFDVIGCGNLIVVPVELASFTASANNGDVTLNWQTSTEKNNRGFEIQRRFDSGYESLGFVPGFGTTTEKQYYSYVDTKVNPGSYYYRLKQIDYDGTFAYSEEINIEVSAPELFSLEQNYPNPFNPSTRIAFSLAVDSKVNLKIYNALGQEVAILINENMSEGFHEKRFDAVNLNSGVYFYKIEATGIDGQSFSQVRKMILTK